From a single Miscanthus floridulus cultivar M001 chromosome 8, ASM1932011v1, whole genome shotgun sequence genomic region:
- the LOC136472586 gene encoding pectinesterase inhibitor 28-like: protein MAATTNTRKLALVLTLLALLPPSIIGARTRPSSPHHSQGHKRSPPPASPPPPPPAPTAPAAAAGLVRATCNSTAYYDLCVSTLGADPSSATADVRGLSSIAVSAAAVNASGGAATAVALATGGNTTIAVDGTTQALLRTCATKYGEARDALSAARDSIAQENYDYASVHVSAAAEYPQVCRVLFQRQRPGDYPPELAAREETLRQLCTVALDIITLLSNNTN, encoded by the coding sequence ATGGCAGCCACCACCAACACCAGGAAGTTAGCACTCGTGCTAACCCTACTGGCGCTCCTCCCACCGAGCATCATCGGTGCCCGCACCAGACCGTCGTCTCCGCACCATAGCCAGGGCCACAAGCGCTCGCCGCCTCCCGCTTCTCCTCCGCCTCCGCCCCCGGCGCCTACCGCacccgcggccgccgccggaCTCGTCCGCGCCACGTGCAACTCGACGGCCTACTACGACCTATGCGTGTCCACGCTGGGCGCCGACCCGTCCAGCGCCACGGCCGACGTGCGAGGCCTCTCGTCCATCGCggtctccgccgccgccgtgaaCGCCTCGGGCGGCGCGGCCACGGCCGTCGCTCTGGCGACCGGCGGCAACACCACGATCGCCGTCGACGGCACCACGCAGGCGCTGCTCCGCACGTGCGCGACGAAGTACGGCGAGGCCCGGGACGCGCTGTCGGCCGCCAGGGACTCCATCGCGCAGGAGAACTACGACTACGCGTCCGTGCACGTCAGCGCCGCTGCCGAGTACCCGCAGGTGTGCAGGGTGTTGTTCCAGCGGCAGAGGCCTGGGGACTACCCGCCGGAGCTGGCGGCCAGGGAGGAGACTCTCCGACAACTTTGCACCGTGGCGTTGGACATCATCACGCTCCTCTCCAACAACACCAACTGA
- the LOC136472587 gene encoding pectinesterase inhibitor 28-like, with protein sequence MAAATTTKNFLVLLLLAALPLATLSSRAGPTPAHKSHGHGHRPSPSAKHPPPLTPSSPPSAPPPAPAAAPALVRATCNSTAYYDLCVSALGADPSSETADVRGLSAIAVSVAAANASGGAATAAALAANGTAPAGTATSTDGTVQALLHACAAKYASARDALAAAGDSIALEDYDFASVHVSAAAEYPQVCRTLFRRQRPGQYPAELAAREETLRQLCSVALDIIALLCNSR encoded by the coding sequence ATGGCAGCAGCAACCACCACCAAGAACTtcctggtgctcctcctcctggcAGCCCTCCCTCTAGCCACACTCTCCTCCCGTGCCGGCCCGACGCCCGCGCACAaaagccacggccacggccacaggCCGTCGCCGTCGGCCAAGCACCCGCCGCCGCTTACTCCGTCCTCACCACCTTCTGCTCCCCCGCCTGCGCCGGCCGCGGCGCCGGCGCTGGTGCGCGCGACCTGCAACTCCACGGCGTACTACGACCTGTGCGTGTCCGCGCTGGGCGCCGACCCGTCGAGCGAGACGGCCGACGTGCGGGGCCTGTCGGCCATCGCGGTCTCGGTCGCGGCCGCCAACGCCTCGGGCGGCGCGGCCACCGCCGCGGCGCTGGCGGCGAACGGCACCGCCCCGGCGGGCACAGCTACTTCCACGGACGGCACGGTGCAGGCGCTGCTCCACGCCTGCGCTGCCAAGTACGCCAGCGCCCGCGACGCGCTGGCCGCCGCCGGGGACTCCATCGCGCTCGAGGACTACGACTTCGCCTCCGTGCACGTCAGCGCCGCCGCCGAGTACCCGCAGGTGTGCCGCACGCTGTTCCGGCGGCAGAGGCCCGGCCAGTACCCTGCTGAGCTCGCGGCCCGGGAGGAGACGCTCAGGCAGCTCTGCTCCGTCGCGCTCGACATCATCGCGCTGCTCTGTAACAGCAGATAG